From a single Apium graveolens cultivar Ventura chromosome 2, ASM990537v1, whole genome shotgun sequence genomic region:
- the LOC141704369 gene encoding uncharacterized protein LOC141704369, producing MSKTGMDKFKGSLGLSYPTLTKRNYSAWSMKMSIYMKAYGVWEAGIPEEYLLSIAEKKIAKDAWEAIKTMSQGADKVKQAKVQTLKAEFESLTMKDADQIDDFYMKINGIVSNIRAIGEPVAESYVVKKLLCVVPSKFLQIASTLEQFGNLETMSLEEAIGALKAHEERLRGTVTTNDAQLMLTGEEWRKRDNEGEKLLLTREEWLKRLNQGASAECRRPRRGRELKPEVNIAAIEDDEPALLFAKFEGREKNLVLLNKGEATTELLYAGYGKVAESSAWYLDNGASNHMTGDESKFSVLNKSVGGNVRFYDGSTIKIEGKGSIKLKCKNGEERTLQDFYYIPTLQNNIISLGQLSERGNKVVISGDLLRVYDNQRKLLMKVTRSSNRLYKIVIEPWDSVYLLTKSEEISWL from the exons ATGTCAAAGACTGGGATGGATAAGTTCAAAGGGTCTCTTGGCCTTAGTTACCCGACTCTGACAAAAAGGAACTATTCGGCATGGTCGATGAAGATGAGTATCTACATGAAGGCATATGGAGTGTGGGAGGCT GGTATCCCTGAAGAATACCTGTTGTCAATTGCTGAGAAGAAAATAGCCAAAGATGCCTGGGAGGCGATCAAAACCATGAGTCAAGGAGCAGACAAAGTTAAACAGGCGAAGGTTCAGACGCTGAAAGCCGAATTCGAATCCTTAACCATGAAGGATGCTGATCAGATAGATGATTTTTACATGAAAATCAATGGCATCGTATCAAATATACGAGCAATAGGAGAGCCTGTGGCTGAGTCGTACGTGGTAAAGAAGCTATTGTGTGTCGTCCCATCCAAGTTCCTCCAAATTGCTTCCACGTTAGAACAATTTGGAAATCTGGAAACCATGTCTCTTGAAGAAGCAATTGGGGCACTGAAGGCTCACGAAGAAAGGCTGAGGGGAACTGTCACTACCAATGACGCACAGTTAATGTTGACAGGGGAGGAATGGCGAAAGAGAGACAACGAAGGCGAAAAACTGTTACTCACACGAGAAGAGTGGCTGAAAAGGTTAAATCAAGGAGCCTCAG CAGAGTGCAGAAGACCTCGTCGAGGAAGGGAATTGAAACCAGAGGTTAATATTGCAGCTATTGAGGATGATGAGCCAGCTCTGCTGTTTGCAAAATTCGAAGGAAGGGAGAAGAATTTGGTTCTTTTGAACAAAGGAGAAGCAACAACAGAACTACTATATGCAGGTTATGGAAAGGTGGCTGAATCAAGTGCCTGGTACTTAGACAATGGTGCGAGCAACCACATGACGGGTGATGAGTCAAAGTTCAGTGTCTTAAACAAAAGTGTTGGTGGAAATGTAAGGTTTTATGACGGATCAACGATTAAAATTGAGGGAAAAGGATCAATAAAGCTCAAGTGTAAGAACGGAGAAGAAAGAACACTACAGGACTTCTACTACATCCCGACCTTACAAAATAATATCATCAGCCTTGGCCAATTATCTGAGAGGGGAAATAAAGTTGTGATCAGTGGTGACTTACTTCGAGTATATGATAATCAAAGGAAATTGCTGATGAAGGTAACGAGATCAAGTAACAGACTCTACAAAATTGTCATAGAACCATGGGACAGTGTTTATCTGCTTACAAAATCTGAGGAAATCTCCTGGCTCTGA